TATTCGTGGCCTTGCTTGTGTTTTTCACGAAATCCTTAAAACAGTTTTGTTCACCACCTCCACCGTGTGTGCAGAACGGGATCACGATTTTACCTTCTAGCTTATAGCTCTCTAGGAATGTCAAGATCGGCATGGGCATTGTTCCCCACCAGTTCGGGAAGCCGATAAAGATAATATCATACTCTTCCATGTTCTTCACCTTCTCTTTTAATTCGGGGCGGGCGTTGTCATTTTTTTCTTTTTTGGCTACTTCCGTGCAAGCGTGATAATCTGCCGGGTACGGTTTTGCTGTCTGTATTTCGAATAAATCTCCGCCTGTCAGCTCTTTGATATGATTCGCTATCGCTTTGGTGTTTCCGCTACGTGAAAAATAAGCGACCAGTACTTTCTTCCCGTTAGAAGTTTTTTGTGCTTCTACATTCATGCTAAATGTTGCCATAACTGTTGCAATTATTAAAAAATACATTGTTTTCATCATGATATATTATAAAATTGTCCATTTATTTTGTGATACAAATATATAGGGTGTGGCGGGGATTGTGTGTAGATAAATTACAGATATGTGTACCATTTTTACTGATTTTGAATATCCGGTGAAAAAACTTAAGCGAGAATTATTATTTTTGTTTCAAACAAAAGCCTTGAATGTTATGGGTGAAATATTGAAAATGAATACGATTCATGATTATCATGAATTTTTAGGAGTAAAGACTTTGCATCCTTTGGTGAGCGTGATTGACCTGTCGGAAGTGCCTCCGGTTCGTTTAGCTCGTAAGAATTTTGGTTTTTACACGGTCTTTCTGAAAGATGTCAAGTGCGGGGATCTTCGTTATGGACGCAAGATGTACGATTACCAGGAAGGTACTTTAGTTTTTATCGCACCCGGTCAAATCGTGGGGGATGATGATAATGGAACTAGGGTACAGGTGAAAGGATGGGCGTTGCTTTTCCATCCCGATTTATTATTGGGGACGTCTTTGGGGCGCAAGATGAAGGACTATTCTTTTTTTTCTTACGAGGCGAACGAGGCTCTTCACATGTCTGACCGGGAACGAGAGATCGTGATTAATTGTTTTCAAGAGATCCGGGAGGAGTTGGAACACGCTATCGATAAACATAGTCGATCCATCATTACCGCTAATATTGAAGTATTTTTGAATCATTGTGTCCGCTTTTACGATCGGCAATTTATAACTCGTAAGGATGTGAATAAGGATATTCTTACCCGGTTTGAAGATTTGTTGAACGGTTATTTCGAGTCGGATGCCCCGGTTTCTTATGGTTTACCTTCTGTTGCTTTTTGTGCGGATAAACTTAATCTTTCTGCGAATTATTTCGGAGATCTGATAAAGAAGGAAACGGGAAAATCGGCTCAAGAGTATATCCAATTCACCATTATCGAGAAAGTTAAGGAACGTTTTGCCGATTCGTCCAAGTCCGTGAGTGAAATTGCCTATGAGATGGGATTCAAATATCCTCATCATTTGAGCCGCTTGTTTAAGAAAATGGAGGGGTGTTCTCCTAATGAGTACAGGGTGGCATTGAATTACTAGATGGTGAAGAAACGATTTGCGCTATCTTTGTCATAATAGATATATTGGGGTAAAAGGTAAAGAGGTCGGAATAAATTGAGATTTATGCGGGAAGTCATGGTTCAATATCTGCAACATCGTTTGTTGAAGTGGTTTGACGAGAACCAGAGGATATTTCCGTGGCGGGAAGATCGGGCGACGAAGTACCAGCAAATTGTTTCTGAAATCCTGTTGCAGCGCACGAAAGCGGAGACGGTGGCAAAGTACTACGATACTTTTTTCTCTAAATTTCCCGATTGGAACGCTTTGGCTAATGCTTCGCTTGAAGAGTTGGAAGAGATTATGAAACCTTTGGGATTATATCGTCACCGGGCTCGACGATTGTATAAGCTGGGGGAAGATATTCGACGACGGGGAGGTAAGATTCCGGGAAACGAAAACGAGTTGAGGGATTCCGGTTTTATCGGGTTATACGTGACCAATGCTTTCGAATTGTTTATCTTGAGGAATCGCAAACCGCTTTTAGACGTGAATATGTCCCGGTTGCTGAAACGTTATTTTAAACCGGGAGATTTTATTGACGTGCGTCATGATAAGGAGATTCAGGAGTTGGCAAATGATATTATCGAGGTGCGTCGATGCAAGGAATTGAATTGGGCTATTCTGGATTATGCAGCATTGGTGTGTAAAAGCCGGAATCCGTTGTGCGGGGAGTGCGTTCTAAATAAGCATTGTAAGTATTATGGGTTATCCCAAGGTGATGTAACCGAAGAGCCGGAGTAGTAATCTCCTGCCATCTTTGTAACAAGTTTCTTTCGTTCTTGTTCGTATATTGGCAAAGGGCGATGAAAGGGCGATGAATGAGAGGTGAAAGGGTTATGGGAGATGATTGCTCTGGGAAAAGGCTGGCTTTGCCCTAGCTTTAGGTTATGTCGACTTGTCATTCTCCCAATAGTTTCCTGATAGTTCATTTAGACCAAGGAGTATTCAACAAGCATTCATCTTGCATTTATCTTCGATAAAATTGATTTTTGATACGGTTATATTTGCGAGTCGGGTGTGTCGTGTAGTATATTAGCTATCGGGTGGGGTACACTCTTGTTTGAAAAAAGGAATAGAGAGTGGCTAAAGAGTTTAAGGGAGAGATTAGATCAGTAATAAAACTAAAGAGGCTTTTGATATGCCCAAAAGTCTCTTTAGTTTTTATTGTTGAAGTCATTGTTTGATCAGGTAGCTATCGTTGCGATTTCCTGTTGAGTTCTCGTACCAGTCTTTGTTTTGATTCCCGCCTGAAGTAGCCCAGTCTTTGAAATGAGGATAAGCCTCCAAAAAGTCTGCTTTTTCGTAAGTATGGGGAATGTCTGTCGGAACATTGATAGCCCATATTAGGTTGGAGTTGGAGGTGTAATAAATACTACTTTTCCCGATATAGGAATTCCCTTCTTTTGTTTGTTCATAAACGGTTTGTCCGAATTCTTCTGTCGGAGCGTATCCTCTCGTGTGAATTTCTTGCCATTGGGCGGCTTTTTCCTTTATGGGTTTGGCTATGAAAAAGTCAAATGCATCAAGGGTAAGATCTGCTTGAGGAATTGAATTGCGGAATGTAATGTAAAAAGTAATATTTACCATATCGCCCTCTTGTATTCGTGCTTTTTTATCAGGATCTGTATTAAGGAATGCGAAACCTTTGGGAGCCTTCGTGTTGGTTCTAATGTTATTGAACCTGAATATAGGAGGATTTTTCTCACTATTGCCTGGGTTAAGTAATTCCATATCGGCATTTTCTAAAGCATTGTTCGATTCTTGTTTTTCGAACTCGTCTATTTCTCCTGCCTTTATCCCTTTTATGGCAAGGCATAAATCATAAGGTAGCGAGCCTCCAATGGCTTTGACTCGAATTCCGAGGATCATTTCCTTTACCATGTTTTTGTTATTGGGATAAAGCTGCATTTTGTAGTTTACAACTAAGTCATTAAAGTCGTAATCCCCATAGGCAGGCCAAAGGTCTTCGAACATCAAAGTTCCCCAACCATTTTCCCGGGCGGGGTAAAATATAACAGCTTGATCATTTCCTCTGCTCAAGTTTGTTTTTGCCGAGTAAGCAAGAGCTGTTTCCACTTTTTCACTGTCAGAGGGAACTACATAAGTCACGGTATTATTGTTTATATCAAGAGCTTTGGCTGCTGATAATCCTGCTTCCGTTTCGTATTTGACGTAAAGCGTGTTAATGTAAGTTGGTATGTTCAATTTGACTTGGTCTACATCCTGTCCGACATAGAACGAGGCAAAAGGAGCCGTGTCTGCTCCCGTGGAAACGTACACTTTAGAAACGTGTTCCGAAGTGAAATTACAAGTCACGTTTTCGGACATTTTCCAATCGAAATCAGCAGGAACGACTAATTCCGTGAATCCTGTTGTTTCCTTTTCCTTGTGCTCAATATCTTTCTTGGCACAACTACTTATAATTGTGGATAAGAAAAATAGGGCCAAAATTAAAGCCTTTGTTTTCATGATTAGATTTTTTTGTTATTGCAACTAGACGCCGTTATTGTATTATATTGCTATAATGTTGGTGTAAAGATATGGTCTATTTTTCGAAATTCAAACTATTTAGCAATTAATGTGTCAGATTTATATTTTTTTATTTGATAGAGACAAATAATCTTGGTTTGAAACAAGTGCTTGCTGTGTTGCCGGAAGATTAAAAAATGTGGTGAGGGGAGAAATAAAAAAACAGTTTGAGATTGCTCCCAAACTGTTTTGTATGACGTAGGTGTTATCTTCTTTATTTGATAACGCCCAATTTTTTACCAATCTTGATAAAGGCGGCCAATGCACGATCCAGTTGTTCACGCGTGTGAGCGGCAGACAATTGGATACGGATACGAGCTTGTCCTTTCGGTACAACCGGGTAATAGAATCCGGTAACGTAGATGTTTTCTTTCTGTAATTCGGCGGCGAATTGTTGAGAAAGAACTGCATCGTAAAGCATCAAGGCACAGATTGCTGATTCTGACGGTTTCAGATCGAATCCGGCCTCGGTTAATTTTGCACGGAAATAGTTAGCATTATCCATGACACGGTCTCTTAATTCAGTGCTCTTTGACAGCATGTCGAATACAGCGATAGACGCACCGCAGATTGCCGGAGACAAGGAGTTGGAGAACAAGTAAGGTCTTGAACGTTGACGCAACATATCGATCACTTCTTTTTTACCAGTCGTGTAACCACCCATGGCTCCACCAAGAGCTTTACCTAGAGTACCAGTGAAAATGTCCACACGATCCATGCAGTGGTGATGTTCGGCAGAACCACGACCGGTTTTACCGATAAATCCGGCAGCATGGCTATCGTCAACCATTACCAATGCGTTGTATTTTTCAGCTAGGTCACAGATTTCGTTCATCTTGGCAATATCCCCGTCCATAGAGAATACACCATCGGTAACAATGATTCGGTAACGTTGAGCTTGAGAAATCTTCAATTGTTCTTCGAGGTCAGCCATGTTGGCATGTTTGTATCTGTAGCGTACGGCTTTACAAAGACGAACACCGTCAATGATAGAAGCGTGATTCAGTTCATCAGAGATGATGGCATCTTCCTGACCGAATAACGGTTCGAATACACCACCGTTAGCATCGAAACAAGCGGCGTAAAGAATGGTATCTTCCGTTCCGAAGAATTGAGAGATTTTAGCTTCCAGTTCTTTATGAATATCTTGGGTTCCGCAGATGAAACGCACTGAAGACATTCCGTATCCACGGCTGTCCAATGCTTTCTTTGCTCCTTCGATTACCGTCGGGTTAGAAGAAAGTCCTAAGTAGTTGTTTGCACA
The window above is part of the Butyricimonas paravirosa genome. Proteins encoded here:
- a CDS encoding flavodoxin; this translates as MATFSMNVEAQKTSNGKKVLVAYFSRSGNTKAIANHIKELTGGDLFEIQTAKPYPADYHACTEVAKKEKNDNARPELKEKVKNMEEYDIIFIGFPNWWGTMPMPILTFLESYKLEGKIVIPFCTHGGGGEQNCFKDFVKNTSKATNKKGFITSGGSASSARPQVEKWLKEIDVIK
- a CDS encoding helix-turn-helix domain-containing protein, translated to MGEILKMNTIHDYHEFLGVKTLHPLVSVIDLSEVPPVRLARKNFGFYTVFLKDVKCGDLRYGRKMYDYQEGTLVFIAPGQIVGDDDNGTRVQVKGWALLFHPDLLLGTSLGRKMKDYSFFSYEANEALHMSDREREIVINCFQEIREELEHAIDKHSRSIITANIEVFLNHCVRFYDRQFITRKDVNKDILTRFEDLLNGYFESDAPVSYGLPSVAFCADKLNLSANYFGDLIKKETGKSAQEYIQFTIIEKVKERFADSSKSVSEIAYEMGFKYPHHLSRLFKKMEGCSPNEYRVALNY
- a CDS encoding LruC domain-containing protein, giving the protein MKTKALILALFFLSTIISSCAKKDIEHKEKETTGFTELVVPADFDWKMSENVTCNFTSEHVSKVYVSTGADTAPFASFYVGQDVDQVKLNIPTYINTLYVKYETEAGLSAAKALDINNNTVTYVVPSDSEKVETALAYSAKTNLSRGNDQAVIFYPARENGWGTLMFEDLWPAYGDYDFNDLVVNYKMQLYPNNKNMVKEMILGIRVKAIGGSLPYDLCLAIKGIKAGEIDEFEKQESNNALENADMELLNPGNSEKNPPIFRFNNIRTNTKAPKGFAFLNTDPDKKARIQEGDMVNITFYITFRNSIPQADLTLDAFDFFIAKPIKEKAAQWQEIHTRGYAPTEEFGQTVYEQTKEGNSYIGKSSIYYTSNSNLIWAINVPTDIPHTYEKADFLEAYPHFKDWATSGGNQNKDWYENSTGNRNDSYLIKQ
- the kbl gene encoding glycine C-acetyltransferase produces the protein MYGKFQDFLKTELQSIKDAGLYKSERIIVTPQDAEIKLATGETVLNFCANNYLGLSSNPTVIEGAKKALDSRGYGMSSVRFICGTQDIHKELEAKISQFFGTEDTILYAACFDANGGVFEPLFGQEDAIISDELNHASIIDGVRLCKAVRYRYKHANMADLEEQLKISQAQRYRIIVTDGVFSMDGDIAKMNEICDLAEKYNALVMVDDSHAAGFIGKTGRGSAEHHHCMDRVDIFTGTLGKALGGAMGGYTTGKKEVIDMLRQRSRPYLFSNSLSPAICGASIAVFDMLSKSTELRDRVMDNANYFRAKLTEAGFDLKPSESAICALMLYDAVLSQQFAAELQKENIYVTGFYYPVVPKGQARIRIQLSAAHTREQLDRALAAFIKIGKKLGVIK